AATGCAACTTATATAGCGAAGTGACTTAAATGTGTTaatttgcagtcattttgtcaagtaatcactagtgttagatgacacTCTAGACtctgcagaaaatgtaaaaaccttTATGTTCATGCTACACGGATGAATGAATCTGGCAAtgcatttctgcttgttgttatgcctagcctatgtTCCATACAGGCTAATTTAGACAATAATTAGTATAAATAGAAACGTGACTTATACACCGAAGTGActtctatatgtttttttctgctcaacACGGCTGTTTTCgctaaaagtgacttatagtctggaaaatacggtgCTTCTTTCGAGTAATTTCTCTATGTTCACTATAGTCAGCTGGTTGATTTAATGTACTGTATGGACATAATGAAAACCAATCAATGCCTATACTAAAATGGTAATTATAAATGAACTGTAGTTCAGAAGCTAAAATATGCATATGCTTTGTCATGGTCCTTTAAAGTGTGATACTTTTGAAAAGATGGTGGGCATATTTGGTTGAGGAttgtaaaaaaatgtatgcatttaAGAATATAAATTTTAGGAGATGATCTAGTTTTCTAGAATGATCTagaattaaaacagaaatagtgagtaataataaaaatgggGAGGTAACCTGTCATCATGAGAGACAGGAAATACATCTATGCGTGCGCACACTTAAGCCCCATATTTTCCCATTGCTTACTACAGATGTGAGTGCTCTCAAAGGAATTCTCCCTATCTTAGATGTCTATGCCTTCCTACATTGGCAAGCGTAAACTATCTTACTAATCTCTGTACCTGTTCCCAAAACATGCAATTTTCATGCTGGGTCTGATATTAGGTCAAGTTTAGTTGGCTTTTAATAGCAAAGTCTCAGGTTTTTGGGGTccgtgtttttattttacaatccTTCATCTTTATCTCAGATTTGTCAATGACACTTTAAAACAGAGTAAACCATGCAATAATATGGCATATTTGATCAGCCTGTATGAAAATACTGATTCCTATCAAATAAATCAACatgaaaataacaacaacaaaaaaaacaggcccTTTGTTATATTCCACCTGTCTGCTCCTTTcaaaaaaggataaaaatggTCTCTGAGGTGGCATTTGTGTGCTTTCTGAATTTGTAGCTGGGTCTATTTTAGCCGTACATGCGGCATGTTCGGCAATTCAGTGCTGCCAGTAGAGGGCGAGGACGCAGGACCGCTAGCCAGGCTATGATTAGAGCCCCAGGATCCTGCCCCTGCTCTGCCCTCTGTCCTCAGGAGCTCAGAGGAGTAGGATTGGGCCTCAGCAGTCCCCTGTGACAGGAAGTCAAATCCCTGTGCCTCTATGTCCCTGTCACCGGTAAGGTGGTCCTCCTCACCCCAACCACCTCCACCACACCTGCCTGTACCGCCACCGCCTCTTCCTCCCCCGGGGTCTTGGCTACAGCTGTGGAAGCCAACTGGGGAGTCATTGCTTGTACTGGGACTTGGGGATGACAAACTGTGGCTGTGGTGGGCATCCTGAACAGTTCCCGGAGCTACCCGCATCAGGTCCTGCACTGACATGGACTTGCCCAAACCTCGGTCCATCTGGCTGGGGACAGAGCAGCAGCCCAGGGCCGGCGGCACCAGGGGTTCCAGCTCAAGGCTCATATGTCTCCTCCAGGAACTTTCCTCCTTAGAGTTTAGCCTGCCATTGCTGTTGGTGCTGCCCTTTAGCTGCTGCCCCAAGCTGCCCAGCCCCAAGCCCACTGTCAGGTCCTCCATGTTGGGAGATGCTTCTGTGGAGGTTGCTCGCACCAAGTTGCTTGGGCCACCACTTCGGCTGGGAGGTGGCGGTGGTGGAAGCCTTGCCAGAAGAGAAAACCCTCCATCTCCTACACTTCCACCCCCTCCACTACTGATACTGTTGGGAGTGAGGATGGGTGGAGAACTCACTACCACCTCATCAGTGCCACTTTCAGGCGTGGTAGCCTGAGCCTGAGTATGATGATAGTGGGGATGATGTGGATGacagtgatggtgatgatgaggcAGTGGTGATGGGCTGAAAGAGGAGGATGCAAGGCCGGAGGGTGGCGTGGAAGAGGAGGCATTGAGATTGAGGTTGAGCTCATTGGGTGGTGCCAGGATGAGATGCAGTCCTCCCTGGGAAAGGCTGGTGGAGGAGCGTGTGATGCAGCCACCAGGGGGAGGCGCCCCACGGCTGCTGACCTGGGTGGAGCAGGACAAGTCCTTGGTGAAGACAGAGGAGTGGTAGTCGGAGGTCTGTTCCAGCTCAAACAAGGGCAGAGAAGAGAGTGTGAGAGCTGACGATGAGCCTTTACGCAAAACCTGCCTATAGATGTCAAGCAGGGAGTCAAGTTTAGATTCAATCGACTGCACCTGTGAGGAGAGAACGGGACACAGGAATGAGAAGCGTAGAGACACAAAAGCAAGAACAGACAATCATTGGGAAAGTAGGCATTTTAAGGTctactgatttattttctgtttaaatgaaagtttttaaatgaaaactgagCTGCTGGACTCTTGATCCTGATCAACTCGGATCTTCACCTGATCACATCATGCATAATAAGATTAATAATTACAATGTATATAATAGTGCATTCTTCTTGGCATGATGATACAGATATAAAATATGTTACTCTGATATACTTATGTTACAGACTGCAGTAGAAGGACAGTAGAGGACTGTGCCTGCGTAAAGGCAATACTGATTCACATAGGGAAATAATAGAAATGACCAATAATTTAACCCACCATAAGAGAATacaaactaaaacataaaaataggCAAAACACAGACCTGCCGTTCCACCTTACAGACTCGACCCAGCATGCTCATGTCCTCTAATATATCGCCATCAGACAGAAGCTTCTCTCGAATCTTTTTATCCAGAGGGATCTGGCCCTTCCCAAGGATCTGGTCCACTCTAGAACAATGACACATGAGCATATGCCAACACAATAAGACACCGATGATAGGAAGTAAAAGAGTAACAAAGTGGAAAACTAGCTAGCATACTAGCATAGCTAAGGCAATGTCATGTCAATTAGAGGCCCAAGCATTCTTCAACACCAGACCTGCATGtagaaactgtgtgttttcataggGAAGACAGTGGTTACATTTGGTTAAAGACAAACCAACAATTTTAAGTCTTTCATCAGATCCAAGAAGGTGAAGGTACTGAATAAGGCAGGttgagcagagagggagggtaGGCACAGGTGAACAGAGTTAAAATGCTGTGGCAAGCAAACACTGCTGAGCAGGCTGAAAGACATGAAAGAGAGGCCCACTGAAGTGTGTGACACATGTTTTTTCCTGTGGGTCATTTGGTGTTCAACTGCACTAGTTTAGATATGTAGAGCTTGTTGTTTTGGTATGTCTCTTAAAATTAAACAGcctatttgtaaaaaaaaaaaaagacatttcctGGTGGGTTGGTGGGGGTACATGGGTGGAGATCTCAGCCCCCCCCCCGTATGCGAAGCCATTATCATGACAACTCTTGACAAAGAAGGTGAAATGCAGTTGAAAACAGTAATGGAAAGAAGACCTTGAGTTAATATTTTGTTAATATATATAAGTTAATATACTTTTTCAACCAGCATGCAGCACAAAAAGCATGCAGCAGTTAACTGTCAACAATCGCAGCTTTGGCAGCTAGGAGTCACAGCTGTGAATGTAGTTTCTGTATATTAGTGAAGGTGTTTCTATATCATGTGTAAGCATCAGGCTTCAAACACATGAGGATCCCAGAATTTCCCAAAATTCACCAGAACAAACACCGTAACCAAAGTCAGTATACTGTAGCGTTTCATTGGTGGTTAGTGAATGACTTCACAACTAGGGACACAATGTTTAAGAGAGGAACAAGAGCGAAGTGTAAAGAAATGTTGGGATCATGTCActtccagcttttttttttttttttttattattatctccATTCTCCCAGTTCTTTTGGATTTCAGTTTTCATATTTTGAGGACAAAGCACGTCTTGAATAAATTGACTGGAGTGAAGTGAACCCATAAGACAAGTGAGAGGGGCGTAGGCATATTCTGACCCCTGGGTGGAGTTCTTTCTGCCCTGGCTGTAATAGACAGGCAAGGAGGGGAAGGAAAATGTCTTCGCTCTGCTCCTCATGGGCTGTGGGCCTACTATCATGTCCAGCCTGTGAGGgaagcaaacacatgcacacacataaacacacatgtacacaggcATACAAACAGAATgcaaaagaacaaacacaaaaataagcataatacacacatatatccaTGCATGTATAAAGTATGAGTGCCGGtgaacacatacatgcatacaaacaaacagctcCAGTTAAACAGCAAAGACTCACAACGGAAACTCAGCTGATGATGCTGCAATGCAGTGTGTATTGTTCGTCATTACCTGGTCTGCAGGCTCTTAATGCGACACAGCATGTCTAAGTGACCAGCTGAATACTGTTCAATCACATCTTTCACATCATATGGGCGCAGCGTCTCCTTAAACTTCTTCTTGGCTACATGGAACTTCATTATTCTGCAGACAGCAGAAATTCATAAATCAACCACAAGGGGGGGGTCTGATACAGTCACAACAAATAACCTGTAGTGACTCCATCAACCTGAGAGATTACACAGACTCATGAAAACAGATTAAACCTCACCTtcatttctcctgtttttaaaggtgcTCAAATTGCATCACTGCAAACCAACCAGCTATTTCTTCAAACCAGTTCAAACAGTCACTAAATTGGACTAAATTATGCAGACACCCTATGAATTTGTGTGTAACACCGTaactctgaaaaacaaactttctgaGGTTATGCACCTCTGGAGCCTCAAGGCTAAACTCAAAGCAATTTGACCAAAAGTCCTCAAATAGAGAGAGGGTGGAACCATCAAGGACAGGCAGCAATAAAGCCTCACAGTAAAGTGCAGGGaggaatgtgtttgtgtcaagctgtatgtttttatagCCCCTGAAGTGATGGACTGGATTCAGTCACTTACACAGATCAAATAAAGTCTGTCAGATTTCAGACGTAGAACAACTCTCTGGGTTTGGTGTCTCTGAACTCAGTTACTGTAGCATAGCTGGTAGGTTTACATGATGGACCAAATACAAGTTTTTAGATTTCAAGAACTGAGCTTAGTTATACTGTGTTAAAATACACAGTAATGCTACAGACAAAATTGTCAGCCAGTAGCTGATAGTATTTTTGGACTTTTGCTCAAGTACAGTTCTGAATGCCTTTTAATAGTATAGAATTGCTACTTAGCTGACTCAGTTGGACTTTGAAACTTTCTAAAAGCACTCCTTCACATCTCAGggaaatatcaaatatttgaCCATTGTTAGAGCTATGCTATAAATACtttcatttgtttggtttttaccttaaagaaatacatttttcaaatggACTAAGCCATGTGCAATCCTGAGTGGCAGAAGGTTTATTATATCCGATTTCTTTAGATTTGATCTTTTCAAGCAATTTTAACACACTGTCTTTGTGACATGATCACTTTACATGGTTTTGCAGTGTTAATGCTAGTACTAACCATATTTCCTGCTTCTCAACACTTATCTAATCACATGAACCAGTGGAGATCTAAAAATAACCTAAAAACAATCTTTCAGTCACTTTAATCCTCTGAACACTTTCAATCAGATCAGAAGAGCTGCTCGGTGGCATTGGGGCTACAATCAGGATTTATTTGCATGCAACCTTAGCAGtagaaaaacacagtattaGATATGGGAGTCCACTACCTCACCTGACAGCCCTAATGACAGACTTAACTGAGGGCAGCAAGTCTTCCACTGACATCTCGCAGTGACAGCCCTTCTCATCAAAGCCATCCTCCCCTGTGATGTTGGAGTCTGCTGCTTGGTAGGGAGGAAACAAATTAGAAGGACTATTTAGATTTTGTTCATTTGcatgaatggaaaaaaacagattaCTCTCATGTATAGATTCAGCCCATGCATATGTGACGTGTGTCACAATAGTACTTTAAAACTTCTAAAATACAACAGTACTTTAAAACTTCTATATAGCCAGGGATTGTATTcatccaactcaccaccaacaaagtatcatcatcattatcatggTAGGGTTTTGATTGTGTATTTGCACTAAAGGAACACATTCctttgttgtgtgtcagtgtgtccaGTGTGATGTTACATGATGTCTAATGAAAAGCTGAAGCAGATTTTTTTGGCAGAAGAgaagattaaaaacacaccactgtTTATTATCACCTCATGAAGTTGACAGGGAGAATGTCACCAGATTGTTGCCTCAGTGGACATTTATTTGGAGTGATGTTCATGTCCACCTGATCAATAAGAGCTGAgtttgtgtggaaaaaaatggTCTGTAGTGTTAAGGGGAAAGGCAGAGTTGAGTGATAATTCTCTATGGATTCATCACTACAAACAACCCCGTCCATTTGATCAATtctttatgtaaatatattgaTTAGTACATCTTGAAGAAACCTGAATAAGCCCATTCCACAGCAGAAATCTAGCTGCACTGATAGGGATGATCccaattttgtaaaataaaaaagcaaactaAGTTATATAGCTCTTTATCAAAGTCTGACTATTACAAGCCTGTGGATTAATCAGGTCACAACTGAGCGTCCAATAAACAACTGAATTGGACAGGAATCATGTGTGCTTGAACTGCAGTTCTATTGATCTATTAATTCTATCTAtccaaatgtaaatgaatgagCATCACTTAATAATGCACAACATGTAGGATTTGTATGTGCTTAAGTCTGTGAGATAACCTACTGATTTTTAAGACAGAAATAGACTGGGAGACTGTATCAAATGAAGCAGTGCAGATTAATGATTTGCTCCATTAAATATATCATAGAGGTTTTCCACTTAAATAACATCTTATTTCACTTCTAATTAAGCCAAATAAAAGGGAAATGTTTCCCATCCTGTAACATCTCATTTAGCCACCATGTCAGTGACAGTGAATGATCAGACAGAGCGTGGCTAACCAGCCAACCAGTTTGGTTTTGGCTAGCTTGGTTATTGATTCCTCTCCACCAGCAGGCCTCAGCCAGCTGGCTGGCTCTGACACCCCATATGGCTGATGGATCTTACCACCCCCATCTTCCATCAATCCATCAGTCCACCCACAAACACCAACTGGCTGTTACCCAGGAGGGCTTGCCAGGCCGGTACTATAAGGCCAAAGAAAGGAAGTGCTTGCTTCCATTAGCATTCCTCCACTTGGTTGTCTGAATTAGTGGGCAAAAACAGATCTGGTGGGTTGGATGGTTGGTTTTTTTGTTGACAGTTTGATCATGCCACTTTCTCTTCTGTGTGTTTCAATACAAAGCTACAGCCAAGGGCGGTCTAGCTTAGCTTGCATCATCGAAGAATGGGGAAACAGCTAACCTGGCTggtttagattttaaaaaatgagaataatgtgttgatttgtgtgttttagaggtgcagagagaaaagagacgAGATTTCCTTATTACTTATAGTCTCAGTAAAACAAATCATGGTCTGGTTGTAGCTTCATTTTGAACGGCCATACTTGAGAATGATGTCACACTTTTCATCATGATCTATCTTCAGCAAGTGAATAtggatatttttttcaaaatactcCAACATATTTTAAGCATTTGAGCATTAGTTTTGTTGCAGGTGTTCAGGAATTGTTGTCTCACCCAGTAGAAGTGCTATACAGAGTGCTGTGTATGGAGAGAATGACAATGAATTCTTCTTTGAATTTGTACCAAGTGCACTCCACTCACCATCAGTGGTGGAGCGGGACTGGCTCTTAAGGCGGAGTGAAGGTCTGAAGCGTGTGCGGTCATTGAAGCTCCAGCTCTTCTGCACCTTGGCAGGGCTGGTGCCCTCCATCCCAGCCTCAGCCACTGGAGACCGCCGATCATTCACTGAAGACGTCTGCCTGTTCTTTATGCTCTGACCTCGGGGGCTTGCCATCCTCACACGTTCTTTGAAGCTCAACTTCTGGCTGTAGAGTAAAATTGGAATACACAGTGGAATATGTAGGGATTGGAGATGAGAGGAGATGGaatgacagacaaacaaaaatattgatGTCAATTTCAAGGAAAGAACGTGAattctgttaaataaaatgctgttgCTTTGCTTTAAATAGCTGTCATCATCCAGAACTAGATCTACTAATATTGTTGAAGTGCTCCGCAACGAGATAGAGAAAGACCAGCATGCATTGCAGCAGGTGCTTATCATGGGGTTAGGGGTAAGAAGCTTCAGCTGGGTATTTGAGTTGCATCTACACGTGTGTAGATCAGCTACAGTGTGTCATTTATCTGCATGTGACTAATTAGTGAGCAAGGTGTAGCAAGGCACATTCAATGCCACACTTTTGTACCTAATATTTGGACTGATTGCACAGTGTCA
This genomic window from Mastacembelus armatus chromosome 1, fMasArm1.2, whole genome shotgun sequence contains:
- the kcnq5b gene encoding potassium voltage-gated channel subfamily KQT member 5 isoform X1; its protein translation is MPRNHSGDEGSTGLWMRTSPGHRTEGYGLKDVESGRRMMMNNAGDGLLSASTATGAAGSESLRGKQGARLSLLGKPLIYSAQSGRRNVRYRRLQNYLYNVLERPRAWAFIYHAFVFILVFSCLVLSVFSTIPTHQEFSSYCLLILEFVMIVVFGLEYIIRIWSAGCCCRYRGWQGRLRFARKPFCVIDIIVLIASVAVVSAGSQGNIFATSVLRSLRFLQILRMVRMDRRGGTWKLLGSVVYAHSKELVTAWYIGFLVLIFSSFLVYLVENKSNKEFATYADALWWGTITLTTIGYGDKTPKTWTGRMLSAGFALLGISFFALPAGILGSGFALKVQEQHRQKHFEKRRNPAAYLIQCVWRSYAADENSVSIATWKPHLKALHTCSPTKKEQGESTTSQKLSFKERVRMASPRGQSIKNRQTSSVNDRRSPVAEAGMEGTSPAKVQKSWSFNDRTRFRPSLRLKSQSRSTTDAADSNITGEDGFDEKGCHCEMSVEDLLPSVKSVIRAVRIMKFHVAKKKFKETLRPYDVKDVIEQYSAGHLDMLCRIKSLQTRLDMIVGPQPMRSRAKTFSFPSLPVYYSQGRKNSTQGVDQILGKGQIPLDKKIREKLLSDGDILEDMSMLGRVCKVERQVQSIESKLDSLLDIYRQVLRKGSSSALTLSSLPLFELEQTSDYHSSVFTKDLSCSTQVSSRGAPPPGGCITRSSTSLSQGGLHLILAPPNELNLNLNASSSTPPSGLASSSFSPSPLPHHHHHCHPHHPHYHHTQAQATTPESGTDEVVVSSPPILTPNSISSGGGGSVGDGGFSLLARLPPPPPPSRSGGPSNLVRATSTEASPNMEDLTVGLGLGSLGQQLKGSTNSNGRLNSKEESSWRRHMSLELEPLVPPALGCCSVPSQMDRGLGKSMSVQDLMRVAPGTVQDAHHSHSLSSPSPSTSNDSPVGFHSCSQDPGGGRGGGGTGRCGGGGWGEEDHLTGDRDIEAQGFDFLSQGTAEAQSYSSELLRTEGRAGAGSWGSNHSLASGPASSPSTGSTELPNMPHVRLK
- the kcnq5b gene encoding potassium voltage-gated channel subfamily KQT member 4 isoform X5, translated to MPRNHSGDEGSTGLWMRTSPGHRTEGYGLKDVESGRRMMMNNAGDGLLSASTATGAAGSESLRGKQGARLSLLGKPLIYSAQSGRRNVRYRRLQNYLYNVLERPRAWAFIYHAFVFILVFSCLVLSVFSTIPTHQEFSSYCLLILEFVMIVVFGLEYIIRIWSAGCCCRYRGWQGRLRFARKPFCVIDIIVLIASVAVVSAGSQGNIFATSVLRSLRFLQILRMVRMDRRGGTWKLLGSVVYAHSKELVTAWYIGFLVLIFSSFLVYLVENKSNKEFATYADALWWGTITLTTIGYGDKTPKTWTGRMLSAGFALLGISFFALPAGILGSGFALKVQEQHRQKHFEKRRNPAAYLIQAAWRYYSTDSTRPYLDATWRHYESLLPSHSQKLSFKERVRMASPRGQSIKNRQTSSVNDRRSPVAEAGMEGTSPAKVQKSWSFNDRTRFRPSLRLKSQSRSTTDADSNITGEDGFDEKGCHCEMSVEDLLPSVKSVIRAVRIMKFHVAKKKFKETLRPYDVKDVIEQYSAGHLDMLCRIKSLQTRVDQILGKGQIPLDKKIREKLLSDGDILEDMSMLGRVCKVERQVQSIESKLDSLLDIYRQVLRKGSSSALTLSSLPLFELEQTSDYHSSVFTKDLSCSTQVSSRGAPPPGGCITRSSTSLSQGGLHLILAPPNELNLNLNASSSTPPSGLASSSFSPSPLPHHHHHCHPHHPHYHHTQAQATTPESGTDEVVVSSPPILTPNSISSGGGGSVGDGGFSLLARLPPPPPPSRSGGPSNLVRATSTEASPNMEDLTVGLGLGSLGQQLKGSTNSNGRLNSKEESSWRRHMSLELEPLVPPALGCCSVPSQMDRGLGKSMSVQDLMRVAPGTVQDAHHSHSLSSPSPSTSNDSPVGFHSCSQDPGGGRGGGGTGRCGGGGWGEEDHLTGDRDIEAQGFDFLSQGTAEAQSYSSELLRTEGRAGAGSWGSNHSLASGPASSPSTGSTELPNMPHVRLK
- the kcnq5b gene encoding potassium voltage-gated channel subfamily KQT member 5 isoform X2; translated protein: MPRNHSGDEGSTGLWMRTSPGHRTEGYGLKDVESGRRMMMNNAGDGLLSASTATGAAGSESLRGKQGARLSLLGKPLIYSAQSGRRNVRYRRLQNYLYNVLERPRAWAFIYHAFVFILVFSCLVLSVFSTIPTHQEFSSYCLLILEFVMIVVFGLEYIIRIWSAGCCCRYRGWQGRLRFARKPFCVIDIIVLIASVAVVSAGSQGNIFATSVLRSLRFLQILRMVRMDRRGGTWKLLGSVVYAHSKELVTAWYIGFLVLIFSSFLVYLVENKSNKEFATYADALWWGTITLTTIGYGDKTPKTWTGRMLSAGFALLGISFFALPAGILGSGFALKVQEQHRQKHFEKRRNPAAYLIQCVWRSYAADENSVSIATWKPHLKALHTCSPTKKEQGESTTSQKLSFKERVRMASPRGQSIKNRQTSSVNDRRSPVAEAGMEGTSPAKVQKSWSFNDRTRFRPSLRLKSQSRSTTDADSNITGEDGFDEKGCHCEMSVEDLLPSVKSVIRAVRIMKFHVAKKKFKETLRPYDVKDVIEQYSAGHLDMLCRIKSLQTRLDMIVGPQPMRSRAKTFSFPSLPVYYSQGRKNSTQGVDQILGKGQIPLDKKIREKLLSDGDILEDMSMLGRVCKVERQVQSIESKLDSLLDIYRQVLRKGSSSALTLSSLPLFELEQTSDYHSSVFTKDLSCSTQVSSRGAPPPGGCITRSSTSLSQGGLHLILAPPNELNLNLNASSSTPPSGLASSSFSPSPLPHHHHHCHPHHPHYHHTQAQATTPESGTDEVVVSSPPILTPNSISSGGGGSVGDGGFSLLARLPPPPPPSRSGGPSNLVRATSTEASPNMEDLTVGLGLGSLGQQLKGSTNSNGRLNSKEESSWRRHMSLELEPLVPPALGCCSVPSQMDRGLGKSMSVQDLMRVAPGTVQDAHHSHSLSSPSPSTSNDSPVGFHSCSQDPGGGRGGGGTGRCGGGGWGEEDHLTGDRDIEAQGFDFLSQGTAEAQSYSSELLRTEGRAGAGSWGSNHSLASGPASSPSTGSTELPNMPHVRLK
- the kcnq5b gene encoding potassium voltage-gated channel subfamily KQT member 5 isoform X3 codes for the protein MPRNHSGDEGSTGLWMRTSPGHRTEGYGLKDVESGRRMMMNNAGDGLLSASTATGAAGSESLRGKQGARLSLLGKPLIYSAQSGRRNVRYRRLQNYLYNVLERPRAWAFIYHAFVFILVFSCLVLSVFSTIPTHQEFSSYCLLILEFVMIVVFGLEYIIRIWSAGCCCRYRGWQGRLRFARKPFCVIDIIVLIASVAVVSAGSQGNIFATSVLRSLRFLQILRMVRMDRRGGTWKLLGSVVYAHSKELVTAWYIGFLVLIFSSFLVYLVENKSNKEFATYADALWWGTITLTTIGYGDKTPKTWTGRMLSAGFALLGISFFALPAGILGSGFALKVQEQHRQKHFEKRRNPAAYLIQCVWRSYAADENSVSIATWKPHLKALHTCSPTKKEQGESTTSQKLSFKERVRMASPRGQSIKNRQTSSVNDRRSPVAEAGMEGTSPAKVQKSWSFNDRTRFRPSLRLKSQSRSTTDAADSNITGEDGFDEKGCHCEMSVEDLLPSVKSVIRAVRIMKFHVAKKKFKETLRPYDVKDVIEQYSAGHLDMLCRIKSLQTRVDQILGKGQIPLDKKIREKLLSDGDILEDMSMLGRVCKVERQVQSIESKLDSLLDIYRQVLRKGSSSALTLSSLPLFELEQTSDYHSSVFTKDLSCSTQVSSRGAPPPGGCITRSSTSLSQGGLHLILAPPNELNLNLNASSSTPPSGLASSSFSPSPLPHHHHHCHPHHPHYHHTQAQATTPESGTDEVVVSSPPILTPNSISSGGGGSVGDGGFSLLARLPPPPPPSRSGGPSNLVRATSTEASPNMEDLTVGLGLGSLGQQLKGSTNSNGRLNSKEESSWRRHMSLELEPLVPPALGCCSVPSQMDRGLGKSMSVQDLMRVAPGTVQDAHHSHSLSSPSPSTSNDSPVGFHSCSQDPGGGRGGGGTGRCGGGGWGEEDHLTGDRDIEAQGFDFLSQGTAEAQSYSSELLRTEGRAGAGSWGSNHSLASGPASSPSTGSTELPNMPHVRLK
- the kcnq5b gene encoding potassium voltage-gated channel subfamily KQT member 5 isoform X4 encodes the protein MPRNHSGDEGSTGLWMRTSPGHRTEGYGLKDVESGRRMMMNNAGDGLLSASTATGAAGSESLRGKQGARLSLLGKPLIYSAQSGRRNVRYRRLQNYLYNVLERPRAWAFIYHAFVFILVFSCLVLSVFSTIPTHQEFSSYCLLILEFVMIVVFGLEYIIRIWSAGCCCRYRGWQGRLRFARKPFCVIDIIVLIASVAVVSAGSQGNIFATSVLRSLRFLQILRMVRMDRRGGTWKLLGSVVYAHSKELVTAWYIGFLVLIFSSFLVYLVENKSNKEFATYADALWWGTITLTTIGYGDKTPKTWTGRMLSAGFALLGISFFALPAGILGSGFALKVQEQHRQKHFEKRRNPAAYLIQCVWRSYAADENSVSIATWKPHLKALHTCSPTKKEQGESTTSQKLSFKERVRMASPRGQSIKNRQTSSVNDRRSPVAEAGMEGTSPAKVQKSWSFNDRTRFRPSLRLKSQSRSTTDADSNITGEDGFDEKGCHCEMSVEDLLPSVKSVIRAVRIMKFHVAKKKFKETLRPYDVKDVIEQYSAGHLDMLCRIKSLQTRVDQILGKGQIPLDKKIREKLLSDGDILEDMSMLGRVCKVERQVQSIESKLDSLLDIYRQVLRKGSSSALTLSSLPLFELEQTSDYHSSVFTKDLSCSTQVSSRGAPPPGGCITRSSTSLSQGGLHLILAPPNELNLNLNASSSTPPSGLASSSFSPSPLPHHHHHCHPHHPHYHHTQAQATTPESGTDEVVVSSPPILTPNSISSGGGGSVGDGGFSLLARLPPPPPPSRSGGPSNLVRATSTEASPNMEDLTVGLGLGSLGQQLKGSTNSNGRLNSKEESSWRRHMSLELEPLVPPALGCCSVPSQMDRGLGKSMSVQDLMRVAPGTVQDAHHSHSLSSPSPSTSNDSPVGFHSCSQDPGGGRGGGGTGRCGGGGWGEEDHLTGDRDIEAQGFDFLSQGTAEAQSYSSELLRTEGRAGAGSWGSNHSLASGPASSPSTGSTELPNMPHVRLK